One Micromonospora sp. WMMD812 genomic window carries:
- a CDS encoding phosphatase PAP2 family protein, which yields MVELRATGAPGISVDWYRDIIGMAADAPQPVRWFAGHFTEGVIVLLGALLVAAALTRLRGGPRNRALALVAPVPVLLAYGCSESLKSVVDEERPCRTATEAIIAGACPPPGDWSFPSNHATIAGALAVATLLVSHRIGLVAVPVAVLAAFSRTFVGVHYPHDVAAGALLGALVVLLVTPLLARPTAEVLRRRARAAGPGPDAAGGPGRR from the coding sequence ATGGTGGAGTTACGCGCGACCGGCGCACCGGGGATCAGCGTCGACTGGTATCGGGACATCATCGGGATGGCCGCCGACGCCCCACAACCGGTGCGCTGGTTCGCCGGGCACTTCACCGAGGGCGTGATCGTGCTGCTCGGCGCGCTGCTGGTGGCGGCGGCCCTCACCCGGCTCCGCGGCGGCCCGCGGAACCGGGCGCTCGCCCTGGTCGCGCCGGTGCCGGTCCTCCTGGCGTACGGGTGCAGCGAGTCGCTGAAGTCGGTGGTGGACGAGGAACGGCCCTGCCGTACGGCCACCGAGGCGATCATCGCGGGCGCCTGCCCGCCACCGGGTGACTGGTCCTTCCCGAGCAACCACGCCACCATCGCCGGAGCGCTCGCGGTAGCCACGCTGCTGGTGTCCCACCGGATCGGGCTGGTAGCCGTTCCAGTCGCCGTGCTGGCCGCGTTCTCCCGCACCTTCGTCGGCGTGCACTACCCGCATGACGTGGCCGCCGGCGCGCTGCTCGGCGCGCTCGTGGTCCTGCTGGTCACCCCACTGCTGGCCCGACCGACCGCCGAGGTGCTGCGCCGGCGCGCCCGGGCCGCGGGACCGGGCCCGGACGCGGCGGGCGGGCCCGGGCGCCGCTGA
- a CDS encoding A24 family peptidase, with protein MLLRAVAMALTGPRPIPSGIPPEPAGAAGAQPTASGTPPEPARAAAIEPTPSGRAAAVLAALAVTPLLRLAALRHAVPPDAPALAGCVACGAPVGLRRPWPALGPLARCGRCRARVGPPPATVELAALAAVLVLALLGLPAVELAAVGWWLAWAIPLSLVDVAVHRLPDRLTYPAAAGVWALLGLAALSGTGAGPWLRATLAGAGLALFFATTTLLLGRRGFGLGDAKLALGAGLLLGWYGWPVLVAGLLLALGLAALVSLGLLLARRARWSSHVPFGPFLVLGTVAGLLLTTG; from the coding sequence GTGCTGCTCCGGGCGGTCGCCATGGCGCTGACCGGGCCGCGGCCCATCCCGTCCGGCATCCCGCCGGAGCCGGCGGGGGCCGCCGGCGCCCAACCCACCGCGTCCGGCACGCCACCCGAGCCGGCCCGGGCCGCCGCCATCGAGCCCACCCCGTCCGGCCGTGCCGCCGCCGTGCTCGCGGCCCTGGCGGTCACCCCGCTGCTCCGGCTGGCGGCGCTGCGGCACGCCGTACCACCGGACGCGCCGGCCCTGGCCGGCTGCGTGGCCTGCGGCGCACCGGTCGGCCTGCGCCGCCCGTGGCCCGCGCTCGGCCCGCTGGCCCGGTGCGGGCGGTGCCGGGCCCGGGTCGGGCCACCGCCGGCCACGGTCGAACTGGCCGCGCTGGCGGCCGTGCTGGTGCTGGCGCTGCTCGGCCTTCCCGCCGTGGAACTGGCGGCCGTGGGCTGGTGGCTCGCCTGGGCGATACCACTCAGCCTCGTCGACGTGGCGGTGCACCGGCTGCCGGACCGGCTCACCTACCCGGCGGCGGCCGGGGTCTGGGCGCTGCTCGGGCTGGCCGCGCTGAGTGGCACGGGAGCCGGCCCCTGGCTGCGGGCGACGCTGGCCGGGGCCGGCCTCGCGCTCTTCTTCGCCACCACCACCCTGCTGCTCGGCCGGCGGGGCTTCGGGCTGGGTGACGCCAAGCTCGCGCTCGGCGCCGGCCTGCTGCTCGGCTGGTACGGCTGGCCCGTCCTGGTGGCCGGGCTGCTGCTCGCTCTCGGGCTCGCCGCGCTGGTCAGCCTCGGCCTGCTGCTGGCCCGCCGGGCCCGGTGGTCGAGCCACGTCCCGTTCGGCCCGTTCCTCGTGCTCGGCACGGTCGCCGGCCTGCTGCTGACCACCGGCTGA
- a CDS encoding SAF domain-containing protein → MSLATRNGTGTVDPPVNPPKVVRQRRTRPGLLGLAVLLIALGGLGAAFAVTSVRATGSYLAVSRAVEVGRQLVADDLVSVQVSGGTGLAPVPADRLDEVVGKRAAVALTPGTLLTLAQLTDDPLLGPGQQQVALGLDAAEVPARRLHPGDKVLLVSTPDDDATGPPSVAGTRFEATVIDTSTSDDDEVVVYLALAVRDVPAVVALNAQNRIAVVLTEAA, encoded by the coding sequence GTGAGCCTGGCGACGCGTAACGGGACCGGGACCGTGGACCCGCCGGTCAACCCGCCGAAGGTGGTCCGGCAGCGCCGGACCCGCCCCGGGCTGCTGGGCCTGGCCGTGCTGCTCATCGCGCTCGGCGGGCTCGGGGCCGCGTTCGCGGTCACCTCGGTCCGGGCCACCGGGAGCTACCTGGCGGTGTCCCGCGCGGTGGAGGTCGGCCGGCAGCTCGTCGCCGACGACCTGGTGTCCGTGCAGGTGTCCGGCGGGACCGGACTGGCCCCGGTGCCGGCCGACCGGCTCGACGAGGTGGTCGGCAAGCGGGCCGCCGTGGCGCTGACCCCGGGCACCCTGCTGACCCTGGCCCAGCTGACCGACGACCCGCTGCTCGGCCCCGGTCAGCAGCAGGTGGCCCTCGGCCTGGACGCCGCCGAGGTGCCCGCCCGGAGACTGCACCCCGGGGACAAGGTCCTGCTGGTCAGCACGCCGGATGACGACGCCACCGGCCCGCCCTCCGTTGCCGGCACCCGGTTCGAGGCGACCGTGATCGACACCAGCACCTCGGACGACGACGAGGTGGTGGTCTACCTGGCGCTCGCCGTCCGGGACGTGCCGGCGGTGGTGGCGCTGAACGCGCAAAACCGGATCGCCGTCGTGCTGACCGAGGCGGCCTGA
- a CDS encoding ParA family protein — MAIIALVSAKGSPGVTTAALAAALTWHRRLVLAECDPAGGSILAGFLGGALDGPRGIGELAVGELRDGNLDTAFWSQLVDLDAPRRERLLLPGVVDPAQSGSVSPLWQRFADFFTGLERGTPPYDVLVDCGRLQVANPPWPLLRAASVVLVVTRSELPDLSGAQATVKAIERDFAEHRVPAGSLRLLLIGDGHGRTEISRALRLPVIARLPDDPRTARVLALGGTVRAGRPLMRAAGALEVPVGTLLDRRRARLAWPVQQGVPDAV, encoded by the coding sequence ATGGCGATCATCGCGCTGGTCTCCGCGAAGGGCTCGCCGGGGGTCACCACCGCGGCGCTCGCCGCCGCGCTGACGTGGCACCGGCGGCTGGTGCTCGCCGAGTGCGACCCGGCGGGCGGTTCGATCCTCGCCGGCTTCCTCGGCGGCGCGCTCGACGGGCCACGGGGCATCGGCGAGCTGGCCGTGGGTGAGTTGCGCGACGGCAATCTGGACACCGCGTTCTGGTCGCAGCTGGTCGACCTGGACGCGCCGCGCCGGGAACGGCTGTTGCTGCCCGGGGTGGTCGACCCGGCCCAGTCCGGCAGCGTCAGCCCGCTGTGGCAACGGTTCGCCGATTTCTTCACCGGGCTGGAACGCGGCACACCCCCGTACGACGTGCTGGTCGACTGCGGCCGGCTGCAGGTGGCCAACCCGCCCTGGCCGCTGCTGCGCGCCGCCTCGGTGGTGCTGGTGGTGACCCGGTCCGAACTGCCCGACCTCTCCGGCGCCCAAGCCACCGTGAAGGCGATCGAGCGGGACTTCGCCGAGCACCGGGTACCGGCCGGCAGCCTGCGGCTGCTGCTGATCGGCGACGGGCACGGGCGCACCGAGATCAGCCGCGCGCTGCGGCTGCCGGTGATCGCGCGACTGCCCGACGACCCGCGTACCGCCCGGGTGCTCGCCCTCGGCGGTACGGTCCGCGCCGGGCGGCCGCTGATGCGCGCCGCGGGCGCCCTGGAGGTGCCGGTCGGGACCCTGCTGGACCGCCGCCGGGCGCGGCTGGCCTGGCCCGTCCAGCAGGGGGTGCCGGATGCGGTTTGA
- a CDS encoding ATPase, T2SS/T4P/T4SS family — MRFEPVSTDPRRQPPAATSTVPPLAPAHGRQHPPPPALPATAAVPQPEPPPRPRIDFHVVRELRRELTERLTLWQRGREFTVDEEDTERARLAVAVVAGYADSVRRAGTPMPADEERLLLDQVTAELVGLGRLQTLLVDDTIEEVHILGCDQVRITRHGGGVDWAEPIADSDAELVEILQAAARRAGATERSLSTSKPTLDLQLPDGSRLAAVFLVSHRPYAVIRKHNTLDVGLDDIAGSRADLDEMIDPLLRDFLRASMRAGLNIMVAGLAGAGKTTVIRALMNEIPPDEPYVLLEESRELLPARRRSRHRAVMSFEAREGHGERGLDGRPAGEVTIADLIPVSLRMGVLRIIVGEVRSREIVPMLQAMTTSRGSMCTIHARTPAGVSERIVELALAHGREMTVDQARRMAGNALDLIVYVTVEDETGIGGRKHRFVSHVEEVIGAGEQGRITTTSVFGPGPDGRAVPRHLPERVRDQLLRVGYDARLLSRWIEAGTGAWRRPRQSRLGRR, encoded by the coding sequence ATGCGGTTTGAACCGGTCTCCACGGATCCGCGCCGGCAGCCGCCGGCCGCGACGTCGACCGTGCCGCCGCTGGCGCCGGCGCACGGCCGGCAGCACCCGCCGCCGCCCGCGCTCCCGGCGACGGCGGCCGTGCCGCAGCCCGAGCCACCGCCCCGGCCCCGAATCGACTTCCACGTGGTCCGCGAGCTGCGCCGCGAGCTGACCGAGCGGCTCACCCTCTGGCAGCGCGGCCGCGAGTTCACCGTCGACGAGGAGGACACCGAGCGGGCCCGGCTCGCCGTGGCGGTCGTCGCCGGGTACGCCGACTCGGTCCGCCGCGCCGGCACGCCGATGCCGGCCGACGAGGAGCGCCTGCTGCTCGACCAGGTGACCGCGGAACTCGTCGGGCTCGGCCGGCTGCAGACCCTGCTGGTCGACGACACCATCGAGGAGGTGCACATCCTCGGCTGCGACCAGGTGCGCATCACCCGCCACGGCGGCGGCGTCGACTGGGCCGAGCCGATCGCGGACAGCGACGCCGAGCTCGTGGAGATCCTCCAGGCGGCGGCCCGGCGGGCCGGGGCCACCGAACGCTCGCTCTCCACGTCGAAGCCCACTCTGGACCTGCAACTGCCCGACGGCAGCCGGCTCGCCGCGGTGTTCCTGGTCAGCCACCGCCCGTACGCGGTGATCCGCAAGCACAACACCCTCGACGTCGGCCTGGACGACATCGCCGGCTCCCGGGCCGACCTGGACGAGATGATCGACCCGCTGCTGCGCGACTTCCTCCGCGCGTCCATGCGGGCCGGGCTGAACATCATGGTGGCCGGGCTCGCCGGGGCCGGGAAGACCACGGTCATCCGGGCCCTGATGAACGAGATCCCGCCGGACGAGCCGTACGTGCTGCTGGAGGAGAGCCGGGAGCTGCTGCCGGCCCGCCGGCGGTCGCGGCATCGGGCGGTGATGAGCTTCGAGGCCCGGGAGGGACACGGCGAGCGCGGTCTGGACGGCCGCCCGGCCGGTGAGGTGACCATCGCCGACCTGATCCCGGTCTCGCTGCGGATGGGCGTGCTGCGGATCATCGTCGGCGAGGTCCGGTCCCGGGAGATCGTCCCGATGCTCCAGGCGATGACCACCAGCCGGGGCTCGATGTGCACGATCCACGCCCGTACCCCGGCCGGGGTGAGCGAGCGGATCGTCGAGCTGGCGCTGGCGCACGGGCGGGAGATGACCGTGGACCAGGCGCGCCGGATGGCCGGCAACGCACTCGACCTGATCGTCTACGTGACGGTCGAGGACGAGACCGGAATCGGCGGGCGGAAGCACCGGTTCGTCTCGCACGTCGAGGAGGTGATCGGAGCCGGTGAACAGGGCCGCATCACCACCACCAGCGTGTTCGGCCCCGGGCCCGACGGCCGGGCCGTCCCCCGGCACCTGCCCGAGCGGGTACGCGACCAGCTGCTCCGGGTCGGCTACGACGCCCGGCTGCTGAGCCGGTGGATCGAGGCCGGCACCGGCGCGTGGCGGCGTCCCCGGCAGAGCCGACTGGGCCGGCGGTGA
- a CDS encoding type II secretion system F family protein yields MRDNVELIAVVSGAACVAGLLLAVVALVGTRRPPGRAPGAGPGLRRLWHGSGSTPRERRAHQSLLVGAAAAGALAFLLTGLPVVGLLVAVAVPGTPWLFNVGRAEQRAIARIEAVGEWTRRLKDVSAVGQGLQQSIIGTVGTAPEEIEEEVRLLAARLQAGWLARSALLAFADEIADPVCDQVVAALILHLTDRGERLGDVLGSIAAAAAAEVATRREVEAKRTQPRFAVRFLTGMTLATIGYGLLNTEYIWPYGTPTGQLVMAALGAAFVGLLAWVRSMSQPQRPARFLPAPDPEEAIA; encoded by the coding sequence GTGCGTGACAACGTCGAACTGATCGCGGTCGTCTCGGGGGCCGCCTGTGTGGCCGGCCTGCTGCTCGCGGTCGTCGCCCTGGTCGGCACCCGGCGACCACCCGGCCGCGCCCCTGGCGCCGGCCCGGGCCTGCGCCGGCTCTGGCACGGCTCGGGCAGCACGCCCCGGGAGCGGCGCGCGCACCAGTCTCTGCTGGTCGGTGCGGCGGCGGCCGGCGCGCTCGCCTTCCTGCTCACCGGCCTACCGGTGGTCGGCCTGCTGGTGGCGGTGGCGGTGCCCGGCACGCCGTGGCTGTTCAACGTGGGCCGCGCCGAGCAACGGGCCATCGCCCGGATCGAGGCGGTCGGCGAGTGGACGCGTCGACTCAAGGACGTGTCCGCCGTCGGGCAGGGGCTGCAACAGTCCATCATCGGCACCGTCGGCACCGCGCCGGAGGAGATCGAGGAGGAGGTACGGCTGCTGGCCGCCCGGCTCCAGGCCGGCTGGCTGGCCCGCTCCGCCCTGCTCGCCTTCGCCGACGAGATCGCCGACCCGGTCTGCGACCAGGTGGTGGCGGCGCTGATCCTGCACCTCACCGACCGGGGTGAGCGGCTCGGCGACGTGCTCGGCTCGATCGCCGCGGCGGCGGCCGCCGAGGTGGCGACCCGGCGGGAGGTCGAGGCGAAGCGCACCCAGCCCCGGTTCGCGGTCCGCTTCCTCACCGGGATGACCCTCGCCACCATCGGCTACGGGCTGCTCAACACCGAGTACATCTGGCCGTACGGCACGCCGACCGGGCAACTCGTGATGGCGGCGCTCGGTGCCGCGTTCGTCGGCCTGCTCGCCTGGGTGCGGTCGATGAGCCAGCCCCAGCGGCCGGCCCGCTTCCTGCCCGCCCCCGACCCGGAGGAGGCGATCGCATGA
- a CDS encoding type II secretion system F family protein, whose translation MILNWQLGIAVGGGAAVGLGVFLVVRELVPATPALGPALRRLHQPPGTGPLAGRADRRLEWLTGLSRWLRPPHRQLALIDQTPEQYALSVLLSTLIGLAAPTLLSATLFAVGVRLPVVVPVLGSLGLALLSALIAHHSVLARAATARDEFRQAVCTYLDLVALQLSAAHGPVQSLERAAAVCDGWVFDRISEALRIAQMQMHSPWDELRELADRIGIPELGDVGAIMRSSGSEGAQVHETLRSRADSLRDQIRTDNLARAEGVTSRLDIPGALLVFVLLGFAIYPFIARL comes from the coding sequence ATGATTCTGAACTGGCAGCTCGGGATCGCCGTCGGCGGCGGCGCGGCCGTCGGGCTGGGCGTGTTCCTCGTCGTCCGCGAGCTGGTGCCGGCCACGCCGGCGCTCGGTCCGGCGCTGCGCCGGCTGCACCAGCCGCCCGGCACCGGTCCACTCGCCGGGCGCGCCGACCGCCGGCTGGAGTGGCTCACCGGGCTGTCCCGGTGGCTGCGGCCCCCGCACCGGCAGCTCGCGCTCATCGACCAGACCCCCGAGCAGTACGCCCTGTCGGTGCTGCTCTCCACGCTGATCGGGCTGGCCGCGCCGACCTTGCTCAGCGCCACCCTGTTCGCCGTCGGCGTCCGGCTGCCGGTGGTGGTGCCGGTGCTCGGCAGTCTCGGGCTGGCCCTGCTCTCCGCGCTGATCGCGCACCACTCCGTGCTGGCCCGGGCCGCCACCGCGCGGGACGAGTTCCGCCAGGCCGTCTGTACCTACCTGGACCTGGTGGCGTTGCAGCTCTCCGCCGCGCACGGCCCGGTGCAGTCGCTGGAGCGGGCCGCCGCGGTCTGTGACGGCTGGGTCTTCGACCGGATCTCCGAGGCGCTGCGCATCGCCCAGATGCAGATGCACTCGCCCTGGGACGAGCTGCGCGAACTCGCCGACCGGATCGGCATCCCCGAGCTGGGCGACGTGGGAGCGATCATGCGCTCCTCCGGCAGCGAGGGAGCGCAGGTCCACGAGACCCTGCGCAGCCGCGCCGACTCGCTGCGCGACCAGATCCGCACCGACAACCTGGCCCGGGCCGAGGGGGTGACCAGTCGCCTCGACATCCCGGGCGCGCTGCTCGTCTTCGTCCTGCTCGGCTTCGCGATCTACCCGTTCATCGCCCGTCTCTGA
- a CDS encoding TadE family protein has translation MCRGIRSGVRRAVAAARRRLAAGGRDGGANPVELAVVLPAILLLLFASIQVAVWFVARSTALNAAQSAVNAQRVHQAPADAGLRRATRFLTVSGDWLVGWKSPGPTCQTSATEVTCTVRGRSLSVVPLVTFPVEQTAHGTVERWTTP, from the coding sequence ATGTGCCGAGGAATCCGGTCGGGCGTACGCCGGGCGGTCGCGGCCGCCCGGCGGCGCCTGGCGGCCGGTGGCCGGGACGGCGGGGCGAACCCCGTCGAGCTGGCCGTCGTCCTGCCCGCCATCCTGCTGCTGCTGTTCGCCTCGATCCAGGTCGCCGTCTGGTTCGTGGCCCGCTCGACCGCGCTGAACGCCGCGCAGAGCGCCGTGAACGCCCAGCGGGTGCACCAGGCCCCCGCCGACGCCGGCTTACGGCGGGCCACCCGGTTCCTCACCGTCTCCGGCGACTGGCTGGTGGGCTGGAAGTCGCCCGGGCCCACCTGCCAGACCAGCGCCACCGAGGTGACGTGCACGGTGCGCGGCAGGTCGCTGTCGGTCGTACCGCTGGTGACCTTCCCGGTCGAACAGACCGCGCACGGGACGGTGGAGCGGTGGACGACGCCGTGA
- a CDS encoding TadE/TadG family type IV pilus assembly protein, protein MDDAVSRDAGRGSVSIEVAVLAPAFIALLVLAGAAGRTAVAAEALDAAAHDAARAASISRDARTARAEARDAAVRQLNWRGLNCDGTPTLTFTGSVGGRPSTFAAAFRSPPGQSATVTVRVACTVSYRDLHLSVLPGMPSGNRVTASFTSPLDRYRSRG, encoded by the coding sequence GTGGACGACGCCGTGAGCCGCGACGCCGGGCGGGGCTCGGTCTCCATCGAGGTGGCGGTGCTCGCCCCGGCCTTCATCGCACTGCTGGTGCTGGCCGGGGCCGCCGGGCGTACCGCGGTGGCGGCCGAGGCGCTCGACGCCGCCGCGCACGACGCCGCCCGGGCCGCGTCGATCTCCCGGGACGCGCGCACCGCCCGGGCCGAGGCGCGGGACGCGGCCGTCCGGCAACTGAACTGGCGGGGCCTGAACTGCGACGGCACCCCGACCCTGACCTTCACCGGCTCGGTGGGCGGCCGCCCGTCCACCTTCGCCGCCGCCTTCCGCAGCCCGCCCGGGCAGTCCGCGACGGTCACCGTCCGGGTCGCCTGCACGGTCTCCTACCGCGACCTGCACCTGTCCGTCCTGCCCGGGATGCCGAGCGGCAATCGGGTGACGGCGAGCTTCACCTCACCTCTGGACCGCTACCGGAGCCGTGGATGA
- a CDS encoding LysM domain-containing protein translates to MADSGRSAVRRTGRVLTGIGALAVLCGVLVGAPVALLALAGNPVPDHLPTVAEIGATLTSRDDGQLFLRALALAGWFGWATFTFSVLVELGAQALRRTAPRLPGMSRQQRAAAALVGSVALIVAAAPAASAATAATTQPYTPAAPAVAAGWAPTVAAQPALAPPPTLAAPPSALAAPPSASAAPDAVALRAVAPTGRVTPPGGAPVYRVAKGDYLGAVAERYLDEFGDYRELARLNHLADPDRIRPGQLLKLPEQATDRGVRPHATGRLVARPAPARPTPTPERVAPGHETRPAPPPSAAETPAGNPPAELPHGDAPAMTVGAARVGEPDRVNRPLAVSAVLAVASIVGAQIGAVLGLRRRPATAGGRATASAQRRSVAAGTSGPAARAHATARELPAGRHRRD, encoded by the coding sequence ATGGCCGACTCGGGTCGCTCCGCCGTCCGCCGCACCGGACGGGTCCTCACCGGCATCGGTGCGCTGGCCGTGCTCTGCGGGGTGCTGGTCGGCGCCCCGGTGGCGCTGCTCGCCCTCGCCGGCAACCCGGTGCCCGACCACCTACCGACCGTCGCCGAGATCGGCGCCACCCTGACCAGCCGCGACGACGGGCAGCTCTTCCTCCGGGCACTGGCTCTGGCCGGCTGGTTCGGGTGGGCCACCTTCACCTTCTCCGTGCTGGTCGAGCTGGGCGCCCAGGCGCTGCGCCGGACGGCGCCCCGGCTGCCCGGCATGAGCCGCCAGCAGCGGGCCGCCGCCGCCCTGGTCGGCTCGGTCGCGCTGATCGTCGCCGCCGCCCCGGCGGCGAGCGCCGCGACGGCGGCCACCACCCAGCCGTACACCCCGGCGGCCCCCGCCGTCGCCGCCGGTTGGGCCCCAACCGTGGCTGCCCAACCGGCGCTGGCACCGCCGCCGACCCTCGCTGCGCCGCCGTCAGCCCTCGCTGCGCCGCCGTCGGCCTCGGCGGCGCCCGACGCGGTGGCGCTGCGGGCGGTCGCGCCCACCGGCCGGGTGACGCCGCCGGGCGGCGCACCGGTCTACCGGGTGGCGAAGGGCGACTACCTGGGCGCGGTCGCCGAGCGCTACCTGGACGAGTTCGGCGACTACCGCGAACTGGCCCGCCTGAACCATCTCGCCGACCCGGACCGGATCCGCCCCGGGCAGTTGCTCAAGCTGCCCGAGCAGGCCACCGACCGGGGCGTCCGACCGCACGCCACGGGCCGCCTGGTGGCCCGTCCCGCGCCGGCGCGCCCGACGCCGACCCCCGAGCGGGTCGCCCCGGGACACGAGACGCGGCCGGCGCCGCCGCCGTCGGCCGCCGAGACCCCGGCCGGCAATCCGCCTGCCGAGCTGCCGCACGGCGACGCGCCCGCGATGACCGTCGGCGCGGCACGGGTCGGTGAGCCGGACCGGGTGAACCGGCCTCTCGCCGTCTCCGCCGTGCTCGCCGTGGCGAGCATCGTCGGCGCCCAGATCGGGGCGGTGCTCGGGTTGCGCCGTCGCCCGGCCACCGCCGGCGGGCGGGCCACCGCCTCCGCCCAGCGGCGATCGGTCGCGGCCGGGACGAGTGGGCCGGCGGCCCGGGCCCACGCGACGGCCCGGGAACTGCCGGCCGGGCGACACCGACGGGACTGA
- a CDS encoding Rieske 2Fe-2S domain-containing protein: protein MRAVLTKIEQASGLDRVGDRLQRAVLATLRPQWLKDLLHGVPLGHPLHPAMVQVPVGAWISSAILDLMPGQRRAATTLTAVGTASAVPAVVAGLNDWAALAPDQRRVGLVHAAANSVGLAIYAGSLAARLTGRHRLGRTLGMAGLGAVSLGAYIGGHLAYKQGAQVNQSISELHLMSPGWHPLGDLASVPQRQLLTREIDDVSVILYRHGDDVTVMLERCPHQSGPLGQGQVQEIDGHDCVVCPWHGSTFRLNGGEVVHGPSGSDQQILPTRIRDGVLEARLP, encoded by the coding sequence GTGCGAGCAGTGTTGACGAAGATTGAGCAGGCATCCGGGCTGGACCGGGTGGGTGACCGTCTGCAGCGGGCCGTGTTGGCGACGCTGCGACCGCAGTGGCTGAAGGACCTGCTGCACGGCGTTCCGCTGGGCCATCCGCTGCACCCGGCGATGGTGCAGGTGCCGGTGGGGGCCTGGATCAGCTCGGCGATCCTCGACCTGATGCCCGGCCAGCGGCGGGCCGCGACCACGCTCACCGCGGTGGGCACGGCGAGTGCCGTGCCGGCGGTGGTGGCCGGGCTCAACGACTGGGCGGCGCTCGCCCCGGACCAGCGCCGGGTCGGCCTGGTGCACGCCGCCGCCAACAGTGTCGGGCTCGCCATTTACGCCGGCTCGCTGGCCGCACGCCTGACCGGCCGGCACCGTCTCGGGCGCACGCTCGGCATGGCGGGGCTCGGCGCGGTGAGCTTGGGCGCCTACATCGGCGGGCACCTGGCGTACAAGCAGGGGGCGCAGGTCAACCAGAGCATCTCCGAGCTGCACCTGATGAGCCCGGGCTGGCATCCCCTCGGCGATCTGGCGAGCGTGCCGCAGCGCCAACTGCTCACCCGGGAGATCGACGACGTCTCGGTCATCCTCTACCGGCACGGCGACGACGTCACCGTCATGCTGGAGCGCTGCCCGCACCAGAGCGGTCCGCTCGGGCAGGGGCAGGTGCAGGAGATCGACGGCCACGACTGTGTGGTCTGCCCGTGGCACGGCAGCACGTTCCGGCTCAACGGCGGCGAGGTCGTGCACGGTCCGTCCGGCAGCGACCAGCAGATCCTGCCCACCCGAATCCGCGACGGCGTGCTGGAGGCCCGGCTGCCCTGA
- a CDS encoding crotonase/enoyl-CoA hydratase family protein → MGVRVERNGPVTTVILDRPEARNAVDGPTARALADAFRAFDADPDAAVAVLCGAGGTFCAGADLKAIGTPSGNRVEPDGDGPMGPTRMALGKPVIAAISGYAVAGGLELAIWCDLRVAESDAVLGVFCRRWGVPLIDGGTVRLPRLIGESRAMDLILTGRPVPAGEAYAMGLVNRLVEPGTARTAAEELAAEIARHPQACLRNDRAAVRAGAGLPEPAAMATELAYGMESLAADAVAGAARFAAGAGRHGAPAD, encoded by the coding sequence ATGGGCGTACGGGTCGAGCGCAACGGGCCGGTGACCACGGTGATCCTGGACCGGCCGGAGGCCCGCAACGCGGTCGACGGGCCGACCGCCCGGGCCTTGGCCGACGCGTTCCGCGCGTTCGACGCCGACCCGGACGCGGCGGTGGCCGTCCTGTGCGGCGCCGGCGGCACGTTCTGCGCCGGCGCGGACCTGAAGGCCATCGGCACACCGAGCGGCAACCGGGTCGAGCCGGACGGGGACGGCCCGATGGGCCCCACCCGGATGGCGCTCGGCAAGCCGGTGATCGCCGCGATCTCCGGGTACGCGGTGGCCGGCGGCCTGGAGCTGGCGATCTGGTGCGACCTGCGGGTCGCCGAGTCCGACGCGGTGCTCGGGGTGTTCTGCCGCCGGTGGGGGGTGCCCCTGATCGACGGAGGGACGGTGCGGCTGCCCCGGCTGATCGGCGAGAGCCGAGCGATGGATCTGATCCTCACCGGCCGACCGGTGCCGGCCGGTGAGGCGTACGCGATGGGGCTGGTCAACCGGCTGGTCGAGCCGGGGACGGCCCGGACGGCGGCGGAGGAGTTGGCCGCGGAGATCGCCCGACATCCGCAGGCCTGCCTGCGCAACGACCGCGCCGCGGTGCGGGCCGGCGCCGGGCTGCCCGAGCCGGCGGCGATGGCGACCGAGCTGGCGTACGGGATGGAGTCGCTGGCGGCGGACGCGGTGGCCGGCGCGGCCCGGTTCGCCGCCGGGGCCGGCCGGCACGGCGCGCCGGCGGACTAA